aaaaaaaaaaggaaagaaagaaacagacctAAAAACACATATCTCAATTAGAAAGAAATGGCCTTCGggtggctggcgctgcagtgtagtgggtaaagttgctgcctgaggtgccggttccccatgtggctgctggttcaagtcctagctgctccacttctgatccaactccctgaagatgacccaagtccttgggcctctccacctgtgtgggagacctggaagaagctcctggctcctggcttcggactggcccatctctggtcattgcagccatttggagagtgaattagcagatggaagatgtctctctctctctctcctctttctcccctccttcctctctctctctctcccttccttcccccctccctccctctctctctctctctctgcctctgtataactctgcctttcaaacaaacaaaaaaacccagacaGACATAGTCcggggggccagcactatggcgtaatAGGTTAAGTaagcctttacctgcagtgctggcatcccatatgggcaatggtttgagtccggactgcttcacttcctatccagctccctgcagatgacctggaaaagcagtggaagatggcccaagtgcttgggcccctgcacccacatgggagagccaaagCAGCTCCTGCCtactgacttcagattggcctaactccagctgttgcaaccatttggggagtgaataagcagatggaagacctcgctctctgccttcctctctctctgtaattctgtctctcaaataaataaataaataaataagtctttaaaggaGGGggtggcactatggcgcagtggattaaagccccagcctgcagcgcgggtgctggcatcccatatgggcaatggtttgagtcccagctattccacttctgatccagctctctgctatggcctgggaaaacagaagatggcccaagtccttgtgcccttgtacccgtgtgggagacctggaagaaactcctggctcctggctttggatcaactcagctctggttgttttagtcatttggggagtcaatcagctgATGGACTACCTTTCactctggctgtacctctctctgtaactcttccaaataaataaaaaaaagaaatctttaaaaaaaaagaaagaaaaaaaaagacatgacccAAGAAAATTAACCACAAATGAATACATGAACTAGCAGtactagagaaataaaatattctagaaGTAAATATAGTCACAGTATACCTTCAAGAGTATCCTAATAGAtgctaaaaaatgattttaaaaaacataaaaagcagTTAAAGCTTATTATTTAGAAACAGAAGGACCTGGGAGAGGAAGTAACCTTTGAAAGCTCAAGCTATAGAAAGTGAATGCCCCTTGGAAGCAGGAATTGTCTGTCACAAGCTGTTGGAGTACTAACATGACTCTGAAACCTATAGGCACGTATTATTGATGACAGTAAAGATAAACACATTTGGTATGGGCACTGAGAGGCAGTAGTGTAAGCCACCAcccaggacacccacaccccacattggaacatctggttggagtcctggctattccatacttcagatccagcttcccgctaatatccctgggaaagcagcagataatggcccaagcacttgtgttcctgttacctatgtgggaaacctggatggagttccaggctcctggcttcagcctggcccagccgcagctgttgcaggcatttagagaatatgccagcagatggaagccaagTGTacccctgtcactctgtctttcaaatattaatacagctctgaaaagaaaaaaaggggaaaaagaaaaccagCGGAATAAAATCTTCCAAATAAGGTATTATTTTCTATCATTTGGGGATGGGGGCTCAAATTTAGAGAAATAATCATGAAGATATTTTAGAATTAAACAGCAAGGTCCAAGAAACAGACACAAAACAAGGTAACAAAATTCCCAATCTGGCAAGGGACTTCTACTCACCATCTCTCTGGCTATTTCCAGCGCTTCTTGCAGGCCGTAGAGCCTGCCGCAGACCAGGTAGATACCATTTGCCCAGAGAATACAACCCTCATGGACCCAAAATTCATTGCTGTCAAGAGGTAGTTCAGGGATCTGTAGCTCCGGCTCAGGGCCCCCTTCTGAGGTGGCGGGCACGGGGGGCTTTGAGTCCAAAGCAGTCTTCTCGCTGCTGCCCTCCGCAGCGGCTTTTTTACAAGGAAGCCCCCTGGACAGGGCCCGAGGGCCTCCGCCACAGTCTTCCGAGCGGTGGCGCCGCTTAAACCTGGGGTGCGCAGCCAGGCTCCTCTGCTCCTTCTGCTgttgctgctcctcctcctcctcagtgtcCGTCTTGGAGCCATTCGAAGCGCTTTTGTGCCGTACCTTGACTTTGCTCTGCATTTCCGCGGCCCTCTTAGGGGGCGGATTCTTCGGGAGAGTGGCTGCGTACTCTTGCGGATAAAAGGGCCCAAAGAGGTCGCCCATGTTCCGGTAACTGGCCCACTTGCCACAAAGACAGCAAACCAGGTGTCCCATAACAGACGACTCTGTCACCACAGGGCCCTGCAGCACAAAGGACGAAGCTGGGAGCACCTTGCTTTCAgtgctgctggggggaggggtcagTGACCTCTGGCCCTTGCGACCCCTCACCAATTTGGTCTGTTCTTCTTCTTCAGCATTGATGATTGTACACACAGCTCCGAGTTCACACTTATTCACTACATGGATGTAAGGGAAGAAAGACTTGTTCTTGGCGTCAGTTTTATCCAGCGGCTGGGTGGCGTACTTCAGTTTGATCTCAGGTTCTTGAGGTTCTACGATGGGAACTGCTTGTTTGGTTTTCCGCTTCCTTGGCTGGGCCCCaggcttccttctctccctccgcTGCCTCTGCTTTTTTGGCTTTGGTTCTCCATCTGCAGAACCTTCTGGTATCTGCGGGGGCTGaggtgggggaggcgggggctgCTGCTGTTTCTTCTGCTTATTCACGCTCCCAATGGGTCTCCCCTTCTTCTTTCCGGATGGGAAATATCCCTTTGGAGGGAAACTCTCCTGTTTAGGCGAAATCGTCACTgtatcattctctttctcttcagcCTTGGGGTTTGTCTCGGGGGCCAATATGCCCACTGGGGGTACATTCTTTGAGTCAGTGAAGATTAAAGGTGCAGTCCCACCCAGCGGACCATCTGGTCTCCCTTGGTTACCAGGCTTCTGTGAGGTCACAGAGGCCATGGCACCAGGGGGTTCCTTTCCAGCAGCAACTGTCTCTGGACGTGTCTCTGTCTTCACTTTGTCGTCCCCACTGCCACGCCAGTCTTCTGAAGACCGTGAGAGAGGCTTCTCCACACTCAGCTCCTGGCGTGCTGGGCTCACCAGGTCAGACACCACCTCGCCTTTTCTCTTCTCCGTCTCAGCGTCTTGAATGGCTGCGCTGCCGCCCTCGGGAGGCCCACTCTTCAGAGACAGGATGTCGTCGAGCGTCACCGtgtctcccccagcctctgcgCTGTTCGAGGAGGCACTCCTCCTGATGTTTGGGGATGTGATCTTCTGAACTATAGCTTCCAATTTCAGTCCCCGTCCTTTCCGCGGGGGCAGTATTTTGGTCTTAGCAGGGCTGGTGAGGGTAACAGCAGGGCAATTTCTGTTATCTGGACTTGGAAGGTCCTTGGCAGACTCTCTCTTAGGGATAGACTTGATGTCCTGACTGTGAGAAAGATGGGCATAGGAATTGAATGCTTTATCAGCGCCTTCTTTCGGTGGGTGAAGGAGGCGTCCTTTATCATCAGTGTTGCTGTTCTTTACCTCCTGTGACTGCCTCttactgggaatgggagagatgAAGGAACGGACACGCCTCCTCATAATTAAGGGGTTTTGAGAAGAGTGGTCCTCTTGACCTGGAAGCCTCAGCATGACATTACCAGGTTTGGATGACTGTGCAGACTCAGCTAGTCCATGTCCGTCAGTCTCATGGGGCGGCCCATACCTTTTCTGATTGGACATCCCTGGAGGACCGCTGCTTTTGGCTGGAGAGGTTTGCCGAGAAAGATCCCAACAAGATTCTTGCTGCAACTTCTGGGAGCCATGCTTCAGTTCCATGCCTTTGTTGGGCAGACCATCACCAGGCATGAGACAGCGCCCGGCCTCCTGAGTGCTGGAGTCATGGTAAGTCCCTACCGGCGGGCCATACATCATACCATCCTTGTCATTTTTCAGAGGGCTCCGTACTCTGTCAAGAAACTGCTGCTGCCGTGGGCTCTTCCGGGGCCCCTCCTgccggtgctgtgctgcagcGATCACGCCCTGAGCAGAGCTGCTGCTCCAGTCCTTGTACTCCTCTTGTTGCTGTTGGTACATCTGCCTCTTGTAATGGAGCTGAGAATTCAGACCTGTGGGGTCCCCATAGGCGTGAGCCCGAGTGTTTGCATGATAAGCAGAGGCCAGGCTTTCTGAATTGGGAGAAAAGGGAGCATGTAGAGAACTCCTGTTGGCCCTCTCTGAGAAAGCCATGTGTGGGTTCATGTGATGAGGGTCTccccctgggcctctgctccGCCCAGGAGACATCTTCAACTTTTCTGCAAAGTCATGATACTGAGAAGGAGACCGACCCCTCATACTTTCCCGGCCACCAACCCTGCTGGGGACCCGACGCACTGGCGTGGGTCTGCTGTCCTGGGGACCGTAGTCTGAGAGGGAATCGTGGGCTGCTGCCCCTGGACTGGCATTACCACGGTAAGACTCGTGCTTGATGCTGCTAGGATGGCAGTGGTCTCCAGACTTCTTGTTGTTGAAACTAGCTTGGGATTTGGATTGTTCAAAGTCTTCCTCTTTGATCTGCCCGCTCTGGGATTTCAGCTTTGCTTCCATGGATACCAACCCACCTGGAAGAATGACGGACTGACTTAAGTTTGGGTTCAGACGTTCATTCCTCCCAATTCTGGTGTCAGCACCCATGTGCGCCAGGGAGTGGGCCCCTGGGTCCCTGACAATCTGTCTCAGTGGAGAAATGTCACAGATCACGGATCTTCTTTCAGAGAGGGAGCCTCCGGGCTCATGGGCTGATGATGGAGGCTCTAGTTCAAACTTTCTGGGAATTGGATAGTCAGCCAAATTGATCTGCTTCAGTTCAGGAGCTGTGCTGCCAGCTTTCCTCTCCCAGGGGCCCCAGTGAGGGTTTTCTAACAGGGATCCAATGCTTTTGTTCAGTAGGCCCCTGCTGGCTAATTCATTGGTTTGACTGACTAAGACATTGGGCCTTGAGGTTCCTTCTAGCCCGGCAGCCATCCCCTGGTGCTCTTGAGCACTCCTGGAGTATCTCCTGTCCGGGTGGTGGTGGTAACCTTGGAGCACTtcctgcaggaggctggggaacTTCTCGTTTCTACCCTTTCGTTCCCCATGGCCAGTGAAATCTCCCTTTTCTTGCCCTGTAGGATACTGAGGGAAGCTGCTGACATTTCGCGACATAGCAGACCCAAAACTGTCTTTGTAACTGTAGCGCAGGCTTCCGGGGGATTTGCTAGGCTCGGTCCTGCCTGTGAACGCAGGCCCCGCTGCAGTGTGGCCAGCCTGGCCATTGCCCTCTCCATTGTGGCTGGAGTTGCTATCTCCGTTTTTGCTTCCTTTGCTCCCTCCTCCTGGAGGCTCCGGCTGAGGAAGTGGGGCAAGACTGCTTTCCTTGGCCGCACCGTTGCTGGGGGGCCTCTGAGTGGCTGCAGGATCATCCTCCTGGGAGCCTTTATCTTGTCCACCAGGCTTTTCTACCCTACTTGCCATGGTTTCCCGGGAGACAATTACCCCAACCGTCTTTTCATTGACTTTTGGGTTCCCCTCAGAGGACAAGGCTGTGTCCTTGACACTTGGCGAGGTGGCTTCTTCTCTGGCTACAGGACTGGCACTGAGTCTGGGGGCTTCGTTCTGAGCACCTTGTGCGGGTGAGGAGCCAGCTTTCTCCGAGGCCCCCCCCTTGTAGGTGGTGTCAGAACTGGTGCTCTGGCCACTCAGCTGCCTCACTCTCTCCCCTTGATCCTCTGAGCTGCTGGAGCAGCCGCCGTCCAAGGACTCTGCCAGAGGGGACTTCAGCTGTTCTTCAGGCTGTGAGGAGCCCTCAGAGTTTGTGCAACTGTCCGCTTTCTTAGAAGATGAGGAGGGCCTCTTGGAAGTCTTCTTCTGAGGTGTCAGGGCATCTGAGAGTAACATGTGCTGGACAGTGTTAGGAAGATTGGCCACTTGAGTACTCAGGGCACTCAGACTACTCAACCCAGGATCTGTCAGTCGTTTCTCTGGCGCCCCTTCCAGTCCAAACCCTTTGAGGCCTGCAGCATGAGAATTAGGACTGGGCATCATGGATGGGGTTGGACTGAGCTGAGGCATTAACTGTAAAATTCTGTTTCTGGAACCCATGGGCACACTGCCTTGCCCGCACTGGAGATTCTCTCCACTCTGCATGAGAGGAGATGGAGTAGAGCTGCAGCTTGGAGACTGGACCACCGAGGCAGCCGGAGAAGGGTTAGAAATGGGGCTGAAGTTCTGGTGGAACTGCATGGGGGACCTCACAGGAACCTCGGGCTGGTTATACTGCCCCACCTGGCTCTGTAGGGGCAGCTTGGTGGCAGCGTTGGTGTACTGCATCACGTGCTGAGcggggtgctgctgctgctgctgctgctgctgctgctgcccctgctgggtCCCTTGTGGAATCTTTGCCTGTTCGAAATTTTTCATGGATTGAGGCTGATAGCTGTAATTTGATTGTGTTCCATAAGCCTGTGCATTAGACCCCACATTATGGCCTTCATACTGGGACCCAGCATTCACGCTGTAACTGCCATCATAGCTCTGTCCAGACTGACTGAAGCGctgtggggaagggaaggaggaggaggaggaggaagaaacagaggacTGGTAGTGTTGGCCAAACTGACCCACTCTTAACTGGTAACCAGCCGCAGAGGATGGCAGAGTGGAAGGCCGCTGCATGGGCTGGAGATGGGACGAGCTGGACGCCGGCTGAGCAGTGGCCTGTGGCAGAGGCTGATGGgactggtaaagctgctgcctcaaCTGCTGtacttgctgctgctgctgctgctgctgctgctgctgctggctagAGGCCTGCTGCTGATACTGAGCACTCCCTGGGGAAAAGGGCCCCGTGTAATCCTGCTGATAGTGGGACACACTACCGAGGGCAGAGTGCTGGGCTGGAAACTGGCCCACGTGGCCCTCACTCCCGTACTGATTGCCAAAGCTGCTCCCCTGGGGGGGGCCGTAGCTCTGCACAGGCCCAGAAGGCCTTCGTTGAGGAGGCTGTGGGGTTCCTGTTGCCACGGGGTCTTTGTTGCCTGCCATGTAGTAAAAATCTCCAGCCTCTTTCCTAAACCCCTGGTAGCCTTGGTGGCCAGAGGTGTCACTAGCCAttgctgcagcagctgctgctgtccCTCGACGGCCACCACcactgccgctgccgctgccgccaccACCTGCACCTCCAAAATTCTGGAACATCTGGGCCTGGCGAGGGCTGAACTCTTCTATCCGGGATGAGCCGTGTACCTCCTGCGGGTAGCTCTGCTGGTTTCCGTGGTAACTGCTTTGCTCCCGGAAGGACTGCATACTGTTCAGCAGCACAGCAGCGGGCCAGCAGCCCTcctggaaatggaaaaaaataaagacatcagACATGGGTCTCTACATACAAGTAAAATCAAGTCAAGACGATGGAGGGTATAGGATAATTCAGACGTCCAGGTGAAGCTGTCCAGTCTGAATTTCAATTCCTTTTATTCCTTATCCTGTCCATTTTTAGACAGGCAAACAGCAGAGAAATGGCCTCAATGTGAGGCAGGAATCTAGGCAGAGTGAAAAGAACACTGGATGTATGCAAATTTAAggggttttttttaataacttcatTATCAGACAAATGAGCCCCCAAATTcaaatgggtttttaaaaaggGGTTTTGTTAttactagaaatgaaaaacagcaaTACTTGGAATCTTCCAActatggtgggggaggggtgagaaaaacccaattttcttttctttttttgctttcatgCATGAGATTGATCACTGCACTGGCTGCTTGCCTCACTCCCTACACTGAGAAGATGGAGCTGGCAGCTTTACTCTGATCACCGATGACCCATGCTGACCAGTGCACACAGGACACTTCCCTCTTCTCACTTGGGTTCCCTCCGCAGCAGTCATCCACATAAACTTTGGGCTCAACTTCTTCTTGATAACACACTGTGACAATGCACCCCTCTCAAATGCGCACCTCAAATCCCAGATACAAAGGGTTAGACTTAAGCCAGAGTGGCAGACACTATTCTTTCAGATCCTGTTCAGGGGTTCACAAGAAGTCCTGGCAGCTTTAAGGCCCACCTGGCTCACTGCTTGCCGACCGGGTATTCACTAAGTGATTGCTGGCCATTACTGTGAGGGAAGGAACTGAAACGTGCACTTGGAGGGCAGCAAGGACAGAAAACAAAGTAAGAACTGAGCAGGCTGAGGACCCAGATTCCTCCCAAGCCACCTGACCGGGCTACCACTTCCTCTGGTTCCTAGCCCATTTCATGACGCAAAGATGCTGCCTTTCCCTTTGCCTGCGCCTGGCTTCTTCCCGGAGTCAGAGATGAACAGGACAAGGCCAGACTTGAAATGACTTAAAATCAATTGTTTAAAGAAGAGGTTACGAAGCACACATAAGCTAGGGTAAGGCACTAACAGTTTTCCCACAACAGTTTATGCAGCTCATTTTCTTAGTTTCTCTCAAGGGGAGCTGAAAACAGCACTGCCTGCAGAAAGTTCAGTGATCCTTTAAAAAAACTCAGCTTTACCCCTGCTCTGACTGCCCGCCTACACTCTGCTCCAGCCTGATGACCACTTTGCTCCTGGAACACACTTCTACCCAGAAACTCTCCAGCAACTCTGCTCTCGCCTACCATATTTCCCTGAGAGCTGCAGGACTTGCCCACTCGCTTCCTTCCAGTCTCTGGGCAAGCACCACCTGGCTGATACGGTCTTTCCTGGCCATCCAACAAATTAACAGTTGCCCCACACCCtcatcctgccttttttttttttttttttttttttttttttttttttttgacaggcagagtggacagtgagagagagagacagagagaaaggtcttcctttgcccttggttcaccctccaatggctgccgcggccggcgcaccgtgctgatccgatggcaggagccaggtacttctggtttcccatggggtgcagggcccaagcactcggaccatcctccactgcactccctggccacagcagaaagctggcctggaagaggggcaaccgggacagaatccggcgccccgaccgggactagaacccggtgtgccggtgccgcaaggcggaggattagcctagtgagccgcggcgccagcccctcctcctgctttATTCCCTACCCACACCTCAGGGCTGACTTACTCACAATAGACAGAAAACTCGACTTGTTTAGTCTGTCCTCCTCCAGTATGTAATCTCCTTAAAGAGAAAAGACTGTCTGTTCCTTGCTGTTATCCTCACATCATAAGACAGTAAGGAGCACGTGGTAGGCATTCTAGGTGAATGATTAAATGGTGTAGAGAACCAGGCTAGAACTTATATATTCAGAGATGGGGCATGGAGCACAGTGAGATAAAAGAATTGTAGGAAGAGACAATGGGAGAATAACTGGTCTAAAAGGCAGAGAGCTAAAGAATACCAAAAGACTTTGCCTATAAAATCCTCCAGGTCTGTTCCAGGGTAAAACACCCAATTTTGGTTTGCACGAGGACCATAAGGAAAGACTTTCAAAAAGCCGACATAGATCACAACAGAAGATGGTCAATGATCCCAAGTGTTACAGCCTGACACACTTCTCAATGAAATATCTTGAAGTGTACTTCCCTAGCTATTAAGTTTGATTACATGGTCACATGACTCAaagtcatctttaaaaaaaatttctatttgaaaagcacagtgagagagagccagataacagagaaagagatcttccacctgctggttcactccccaaatggtcccaacggctgggtctgggccataccaaagcaaggagccaggagcttcatctgagtttctcagatgggtggcaggggcccaagtactcgggtcatcttcctctgctttcccaggcccagtagcgggaagctggatcgcaagttcaacagccaggacttgaacctgtgctctgataaatgatgccagcattgcaggaggtgtattaacctgctgcgccacaacaccagcctctccaAGCCATCTTGAGAAATATTCACAAATAATGGCAGACACCAAGGGAACCACTTCTCCGTCTCTTCAAAGGCCTGTGCAGGACACTGCTGCTTCTCGGTTCCAGCGGATCCCCGGTGACTTGAATGCTCCCTGCAGTGCTTTCCTGATGCGGCTCTGGACCTCCACGCACCGCCTCGTTCGATCCTCCCACCACCACACTGACATCCTCATCCTGCAGGTGAGGAAGCTGCAGCACAGAGCTCACAGACTTCCTGAACAACACGACCCGTCACCAGTGTGGCAGCTCCTACAGGCCACgctcttcagctctctgctatggctgggaaagcagtggaatgtggcccatgtgcttgggcccctgcacccatgtgcgagacctggaagaagctcctggctcctggtttcagctccagccgttgaggccatttggagagtgaaccagcagatggaaggtctttctgtctctccctctcactgtctgtaactctacctctcaaataaatgaataaaatctttaaaaccacaacaacaaaaaaataaaaacagctctACCCATGTGTTTTAAGTGGTAAGCCACTGCTCTGGTTCTTAGTGGCACTGGTCTTCCTTAGATGTGGGGGGAGCTGTATGGGGACTAAGTTGAACAAAAATATTAACGCTGGTGGTTTAAATTAATGAAAAGCTTGAGAACAATTTCTCTATCAATTACATCTTATTTAATTAATCCTTCTGGAAACAAGACTTCTGAAGACGTGAGTGTGTGAATAAGGCTGCTGTTTGCCTACATAGGGGCCACTGAGAGCGAAAAACCACCAGACATCAGGCTGCTGGTCACTGAAGGAACCTGATCTCCAGATGGGAAAACAGACCAGGTCTGCTTCAGGCCTCCCCTGGCAGGTACGGCACAATTCCTCCTGCTGCTATGGTTCTAGTTTATGGACTAGAAGAAAAATGACTACAGCCAATACTTCCTGCAGGTGCCAGTCAAGCTAAATATTCCAAGTGTACTGAAGCAGCTGAGTACCAGAAGGTGGCTGCCAAGGTTATCTTTTTCAGGAGTTCCAAGTAAAGTGATCAGGAAAAGCAAGTACACCAGCAACAGAGAATGTgaagtgaggggctggcgctgaggcgtaggaagttaagcctccacctgtggtgccggcatcccatatgggcaccagttcaaggccgggctgctcctcttcctatcaagctctctgctatggcctggaaaagcagaaggctgcccaagtgcttgggcccctgtacccacatgggagacccggaagaagctcctggctcctggcttcagatcagctgcagccatctggggagtgaaccagcggatggaagatctttctctgtctctccctctctgtaactctacctctcaaataaaatctttaaaaagtataaattgaGAGTCTATGTAATTTTACCATGACCACAAAAAATGAGTTAGAGATCACTCCAACACTATCCCACCATTTAAAAAAACCATCAGTGTAATCTGTCTTAAATTACTGTGATTAATAATGACAAATGCCTGAGTTTCCTtagctgctttcacaggcccaACACCACTCTCCTCCATCAGGCTCCTCCCCCTTTCCAGGTACCGGTGTCCTCTCTCggttcagatttcttttttttttttctttttttttttttttcttttttgataggcagagtggacagtgagagagagagacaggtcttcccttgccgttggttcaccctccaatggccgccgctgcagccggcgcagcgcgctgatccgatggcaggagccaggatccaggtgcttttccctggtctcccatggggtgcagggcccaagcacctgggccatcctccactgcactccctggccatagcagagcgctggcctggaagaggggcaaccgggacagaatccggcgccccgaccgggactagaacccgcaaggtggaggattagcctattgagccacggcgccggctctcggTTCAGATTTCATCACTGCttgcttctgtttccttcctcGCCTTTAAAGTAAAAGGCTCCAATCCTCAAGACACTAACAGAACCGGCTGCTGCAGGTTTTGGCCCTTGTGTGGGAGGTAACTTCAGTCTGCCCCCAAGGCCTGCTCCTTACTCTCCCATTTTCACACTAATCTACTCCTAGGGCACCACAGGGACTAGGCACAGGCTCTGCCACCTGGTCCAGCTTAGCTGGTAAAAGGCAGGACCACAGTTAGAAAGGGAATTATTCTGGCTCCCACTCTGGAGATTGAGGTCGGCTAAGTAAGACTTTTTACCAGTGACTGCAACCACAGCTCTGGGGGCAACCTGCACATTGGGCCACTTTTCTCTTGCCCTTCAGGCCTAGGAAGTAGATTCTAGAACCTCTTTCCAGCACGGTTCTAGGTTAGTTTGTAAAAAGCAGCACGAGAGATCTGGAAGGTG
The window above is part of the Oryctolagus cuniculus chromosome 11, mOryCun1.1, whole genome shotgun sequence genome. Proteins encoded here:
- the TCF20 gene encoding transcription factor 20 isoform X2, which produces MQSFREQSSYHGNQQSYPQEVHGSSRIEEFSPRQAQMFQNFGGAGGGGSGSGSGGGRRGTAAAAAAMASDTSGHQGYQGFRKEAGDFYYMAGNKDPVATGTPQPPQRRPSGPVQSYGPPQGSSFGNQYGSEGHVGQFPAQHSALGSVSHYQQDYTGPFSPGSAQYQQQASSQQQQQQQQQQQQVQQLRQQLYQSHQPLPQATAQPASSSSHLQPMQRPSTLPSSAAGYQLRVGQFGQHYQSSVSSSSSSSFPSPQRFSQSGQSYDGSYSVNAGSQYEGHNVGSNAQAYGTQSNYSYQPQSMKNFEQAKIPQGTQQGQQQQQQQQQQHPAQHVMQYTNAATKLPLQSQVGQYNQPEVPVRSPMQFHQNFSPISNPSPAASVVQSPSCSSTPSPLMQSGENLQCGQGSVPMGSRNRILQLMPQLSPTPSMMPSPNSHAAGLKGFGLEGAPEKRLTDPGLSSLSALSTQVANLPNTVQHMLLSDALTPQKKTSKRPSSSSKKADSCTNSEGSSQPEEQLKSPLAESLDGGCSSSSEDQGERVRQLSGQSTSSDTTYKGGASEKAGSSPAQGAQNEAPRLSASPVAREEATSPSVKDTALSSEGNPKVNEKTVGVIVSRETMASRVEKPGGQDKGSQEDDPAATQRPPSNGAAKESSLAPLPQPEPPGGGSKGSKNGDSNSSHNGEGNGQAGHTAAGPAFTGRTEPSKSPGSLRYSYKDSFGSAMSRNVSSFPQYPTGQEKGDFTGHGERKGRNEKFPSLLQEVLQGYHHHPDRRYSRSAQEHQGMAAGLEGTSRPNVLVSQTNELASRGLLNKSIGSLLENPHWGPWERKAGSTAPELKQINLADYPIPRKFELEPPSSAHEPGGSLSERRSVICDISPLRQIVRDPGAHSLAHMGADTRIGRNERLNPNLSQSVILPGGLVSMEAKLKSQSGQIKEEDFEQSKSQASFNNKKSGDHCHPSSIKHESYRGNASPGAAAHDSLSDYGPQDSRPTPVRRVPSRVGGRESMRGRSPSQYHDFAEKLKMSPGRSRGPGGDPHHMNPHMAFSERANRSSLHAPFSPNSESLASAYHANTRAHAYGDPTGLNSQLHYKRQMYQQQQEEYKDWSSSSAQGVIAAAQHRQEGPRKSPRQQQFLDRVRSPLKNDKDGMMYGPPVGTYHDSSTQEAGRCLMPGDGLPNKGMELKHGSQKLQQESCWDLSRQTSPAKSSGPPGMSNQKRYGPPHETDGHGLAESAQSSKPGNVMLRLPGQEDHSSQNPLIMRRRVRSFISPIPSKRQSQEVKNSNTDDKGRLLHPPKEGADKAFNSYAHLSHSQDIKSIPKRESAKDLPSPDNRNCPAVTLTSPAKTKILPPRKGRGLKLEAIVQKITSPNIRRSASSNSAEAGGDTVTLDDILSLKSGPPEGGSAAIQDAETEKRKGEVVSDLVSPARQELSVEKPLSRSSEDWRGSGDDKVKTETRPETVAAGKEPPGAMASVTSQKPGNQGRPDGPLGGTAPLIFTDSKNVPPVGILAPETNPKAEEKENDTVTISPKQESFPPKGYFPSGKKKGRPIGSVNKQKKQQQPPPPPPQPPQIPEGSADGEPKPKKQRQRRERRKPGAQPRKRKTKQAVPIVEPQEPEIKLKYATQPLDKTDAKNKSFFPYIHVVNKCELGAVCTIINAEEEEQTKLVRGRKGQRSLTPPPSSTESKVLPASSFVLQGPVVTESSVMGHLVCCLCGKWASYRNMGDLFGPFYPQEYAATLPKNPPPKRAAEMQSKVKVRHKSASNGSKTDTEEEEEQQQQKEQRSLAAHPRFKRRHRSEDCGGGPRALSRGLPCKKAAAEGSSEKTALDSKPPVPATSEGGPEPELQIPELPLDSNEFWVHEGCILWANGIYLVCGRLYGLQEALEIAREMKCSHCQEAGATLGCYNKGCSFRYHYPCAVDADCLLHEENFSVRCPKHKNKTAKGSLSTEQSERG